In Leptodactylus fuscus isolate aLepFus1 chromosome 2, aLepFus1.hap2, whole genome shotgun sequence, one genomic interval encodes:
- the PABPC4 gene encoding polyadenylate-binding protein 4, with the protein MHTATSSYPMASLYVGDLHPDVTEAMLYEKFSPAGPVLSIRVCRDMITRRSLGYAYVNFQQPADAERALDTMNFDVIKGKPIRIMWSQRDPSLRKSGVGNVFIKNLDKSIDNKALYDTFSAFGNILSCKVVCDENGSKGYAFVHFETQDAADRAIEKMNGMLLNDRKVFVGRFKCRREREAELGAKAKEFTNVYIKNFGEDMDDERLKETFSKYGKTLSVKVMTDPSGKSKGFGFVSFEKHEDANKAVDDMNGRDVNGKVMFVGRAQKKVERQAELKRRFEQLKQERISRYQGVNLYIKNLDDTIDDEKLRKEFSPFGSITSAKVMLEDGRSKGFGFVCFSSPEEATKAVTEMNGRIVGSKPLYVALAQRKEERKAHLTNQYMQRIAGMRALPANTLINQFQPAPGGYFVPAVPQAQNRPTYYAPNHMTQVRPGPRWQQAGRPQGFQPMPNALRQSGPRQSLRHIPPSSTQGTRGIPNVAQRVGVSSATQTLGPRQPVSAPPPRAVPPYKYTRCPLPGVQPLQNPQPAVHVQGQEPLTASMLAAAPPQEQKQMLGERLFPLIQAMHPSLAGKITGMLLEIDNSELLHMLESPESLRSKVEEAVAVLQAHQAKKDAAQKVGIVAATS; encoded by the exons ATGCACACAGCTACCAGCAGTTATCCTATGGCCTCCCTTTATGTGGGTGACCTCCATCCAGATGTCACAGAAGCCATGCTATATGAGAAGTTTAGTCCGGCTGGGCCTGTGCTGTCTATTAGGGTCTGCAGGGACATGATCACAAGAAGATCCCTTGGGTATGCTTATGTCAACTTCCAGCAACCTGCAGATG CTGAGCGTGCTCTGGATACCATGAACTTTGATGTGATCAAAGGAAAACCTATTCGAATTATGTGGTCCCAGCGTGACCCATCCCTTAGGAAATCTGGAGTGGGCAATGTTTTCATAAAGAATCTTGACAAATCAATCGACAACAAAGCACTTTATGACACCTTTTCTGCATTTGGCAACATTCTTTCTTGTAAA GTGGTGTGTGATGAGAACGGCTCCAAGGGATACGCTTTTGTGCACTTTGAGACACAAGATGCTGCGGATAGAGCCATAGAGAAGATGAATGGCATGCTTCTCAACGACCGCAAAGT GTTTGTTGGTCGTTTTAAGTGCCGAAGGGAGAGGGAAGCAGAACTTGGAGCTAAAGCCAAGGAATTCACAAACGTTTACATCAAGAATTTTGGGGAAGATATGGATGATGAGCGGCTGAAGGAGACTTTCAGCAAATACG GGAAGACTCTGAGCGTTAAGGTGATGACTGACCCGAGTGGGAAGTCCAAAGGGTTTGGCTTTGTCAGCTTTGAAAAACATGAAGATGCAAATAAG gccgtagATGACATGAATGGAAGGGATGTCAATGGAAAAGTGATGTTTGTAGGCAGAGCCCAGAAAAAGGTTGAGCGGCAAGCAGAGCTGAAAAGACGGTTTGAACAGTTAAAGCAAGAAAGAATTAGTCGCTATCAG ggAGTAAATTTGTATATTAAAAATCTGGATGACACCATTGATGATGAAAAGCTGAGGAAAGAGTTTTCTCCATTTGGGTCAATCACAAGTGCCAAG GTAATGCTGGAAGATGGGCGTAGCAAAGGATTTGGATTTGTTTGCTTTTCTTCCCCAGAAGAAGCAACTAAAGCAGTTACTGAGATGAATGGGAGAATTGTAGGGTCTAAACCACTCTATGTGGCATTGGCTCAAAGAAAGGAGGAACGGAAAGCTCATCTGACCAATCAGTATATGCAGCGTATAGCAGGAATGAGAGCGCTTCCTGCCAACACCCTTATCAACCAATTTCAGCCTGCTCCTGGAGGATACTTTGTACCTGCTGTTCCACAG gcTCAAAACAGACCTACATACTATGCACCTAATCATATGACTCAAGTACGCCCAGGCCCTAGGTGGCAACAGGCAGGACGCCCTCAAG GCTTTCAACCCATGCCTAATGCACTGCGCCAAAGTGGCCCACGTCAGTCACTACGCCATATACCGCCATCAAGTACTCAGGGCACCCGTGGTATACCCAACGTAGCCCAGAGAGTTG GTGTATCGTCTGCTACTCAGACCTTAGGCCCACGACAACCAgtctccgctccaccccctcgaGCTGTGCCTCCATACAAGTACACACGTTGCCCACTCCCTGGAGTTCAGCCTCTGCAG AACCCCCAGCCTGCTGTTCATGTACAAGGGCAGGAGCCACTCACAGCTTCCATGTTGGCTGCTGCACCTCCCCAAGAACAGAAACAAATGTTGG gagAGCGTCTCTTCCCTCTTATCCAAGCCATGCACCCCTCATTGGCGGGTAAAATAACAGGAATGCTGCTAGAAATTGATAACTCTGAGCTACTACACATGTTGGAATCCCCAGAATCTCTTCGCTCCAAG GTGGAAGAAGCTGTAGCAGTTTTACAAGCTCATCAGGCTAAGAAAGACGCTGCCCAGAAAGTGGGAATCGTTGCTGCTACCTCTTGA